One genomic region from Portunus trituberculatus isolate SZX2019 chromosome 3, ASM1759143v1, whole genome shotgun sequence encodes:
- the LOC123507450 gene encoding zinc finger protein 423-like isoform X3, producing MAMAEVSAESHKCVFCNQLFPSKAELQTHFRRHANGDIDIKGRPRVRHKAEEDLGTTEECRGRGGGGGGGGGSGRGSAAGNAGGDTGAATGTKNNAVCDVCGEVFRTVSLAISHKFRKHPDSLLKYYCPYCGMMFPIKVNRDKHLASHPTATPQQVYPCRPCGVTFYTQRAKKFHMDSAHKGAIRMVNPVRTPAPSMKIVVNNAGEAHSVYYCHLCGCEYQVKYNLQKHLATKHSESERDALPTELVQCNLCSAVFYTKRAYEAHSHHHREGDLFATNEQMRQQVVQRIDQDFDQRRVPTAVERYLSASAVSSNRSATWRRIQAARRAHTGHQNTKEDKKGSNPDENRKIILSERVAEDRFTQEFLCWETEGMNKKRRMMDDSEEDDGDMRSLGTVNPDTILATQTSRVEEQETEEEEEEEEEEDDQRGSTVEGKAGGGKGGRELRVRITSSEQKRRRRRRTGHSKEDITKKDNTEGITQH from the exons ATGGCCATGGCTGAGGTGTCAGCGGAGAGCCACAAATGTGTCTTCTGTAACCAGCTCTTCCCCTCCAAGGCTGAACTGCAAACACACTTCAG gagACACGCCAACGGGGACATCGACATCAAGGGCCGTCCGAGGGTGCGGCACAAGGCAGAGGAGGATCTGGGCACCACGGAGGAGTGTCGcggcaggggtggtggtggtggtggtggtggtgggtcaggGAGAGGCAGCGCGGCAGGGAACGCTGGTGGTGATACTGGTGCAGCGACGGGAACCAAGAATAATGCTgtttgtgatgtgtgtg GAGAGGTTTTCCGGACGGTTTCCCTGGCCATTTCTCACAAGTTCCGTAAACACCCCGACTCCCTGCTCAAATATTACTGCCCTTACTGTGGCATGATGTTTCCTATTAAG gtgaACCGGGACAAGCACCTGGCCAGCCACCCCACCGCCACCCCCCAGCAGGTGTACCCATGTCGGCCGTGTGGCGTCACCTTCTACACTCAGCGTGCCAAGAAGTTCCACATGGACTCTGCACACAAGGG ggCAATCCGCATGGTGAACCCTGTCAGGACACCAGCGCCCAGCATGAAGATAGTGGTGAACAACGCTGGTGAGGCCCACAGTGTGTACTATTGCCATCTGTGTGGTTGTGAGTACCAAGTCAAGTACAACCTGCAGAAGCACCTCGCCACCAAGcacagtgagagtgagagggatgcCCTGCCCAC AGAGTTGGTGCAGTGTAACCTGTGCAGCGCTGTCTTCTACACCAAGAGAGCCTATGAAgcacacagccaccaccacagagAGGGAGACCTGTTTGCCACCAATGAACAGATGAG GCAACAAGTGGTACAGAGGATAGACCAAGACTTTGACCAGCGCAGAGTCCCCACAGCCGTCGAGCGTTACCTCTCTGCCTCGGCTGTCAGTTCAAACCGGTCTGCAACTTGGCGTAGGATTCAGGCGGCCAGGAGAGCCCACACtggccaccaaaacaccaaagaggacaagaaaggaagcaatccagatgaaaataggaagataattTTGTCAGAGAGAGTAGCAGAGGACAGGTTCACGCAGGAGTTTCTGTGCTGGGAGACTGAAGggatgaacaagaagaggaggatgatggaTGACTCGGAGGAGGATGATGGGGATATGAGGAGTCTGGGTACAGTTAATCCGGATACTATTCTTGCCACTCAAACGTCGAGGGTGGAAGAGcaggagacggaagaggaagaggaggaggaagaggaagaggatgaccaGCGGGGTTCTAcagtggaagggaaggcaggtggaggcaaaggaggaagagaattaagaGTACGA ATTACCTCATcagagcagaagaggaggaggaggaggaggactggtcaTTCCAAAGAAGACATtacaaagaaagacaacacaGAAGGAATCACACAGCATTAA
- the LOC123507450 gene encoding zinc finger protein 423-like isoform X2, translating into MTIRAVPCLLRVSMAMAEVSAESHKCVFCNQLFPSKAELQTHFRRHANGDIDIKGRPRVRHKAEEDLGTTEECRGRGGGGGGGGGSGRGSAAGNAGGDTGAATGTKNNAVCDVCGEVFRTVSLAISHKFRKHPDSLLKYYCPYCGMMFPIKVNRDKHLASHPTATPQQVYPCRPCGVTFYTQRAKKFHMDSAHKGAIRMVNPVRTPAPSMKIVVNNAGEAHSVYYCHLCGCEYQVKYNLQKHLATKHSESERDALPTELVQCNLCSAVFYTKRAYEAHSHHHREGDLFATNEQMRQQVVQRIDQDFDQRRVPTAVERYLSASAVSSNRSATWRRIQAARRAHTGHQNTKEDKKGSNPDENRKIILSERVAEDRFTQEFLCWETEGMNKKRRMMDDSEEDDGDMRSLGTVNPDTILATQTSRVEEQETEEEEEEEEEEDDQRGSTVEGKAGGGKGGRELRITSSEQKRRRRRRTGHSKEDITKKDNTEGITQH; encoded by the exons atgACTATTAGAGCAGTACCGTGTTTACTAA GAGTCAGCATGGCCATGGCTGAGGTGTCAGCGGAGAGCCACAAATGTGTCTTCTGTAACCAGCTCTTCCCCTCCAAGGCTGAACTGCAAACACACTTCAG gagACACGCCAACGGGGACATCGACATCAAGGGCCGTCCGAGGGTGCGGCACAAGGCAGAGGAGGATCTGGGCACCACGGAGGAGTGTCGcggcaggggtggtggtggtggtggtggtggtgggtcaggGAGAGGCAGCGCGGCAGGGAACGCTGGTGGTGATACTGGTGCAGCGACGGGAACCAAGAATAATGCTgtttgtgatgtgtgtg GAGAGGTTTTCCGGACGGTTTCCCTGGCCATTTCTCACAAGTTCCGTAAACACCCCGACTCCCTGCTCAAATATTACTGCCCTTACTGTGGCATGATGTTTCCTATTAAG gtgaACCGGGACAAGCACCTGGCCAGCCACCCCACCGCCACCCCCCAGCAGGTGTACCCATGTCGGCCGTGTGGCGTCACCTTCTACACTCAGCGTGCCAAGAAGTTCCACATGGACTCTGCACACAAGGG ggCAATCCGCATGGTGAACCCTGTCAGGACACCAGCGCCCAGCATGAAGATAGTGGTGAACAACGCTGGTGAGGCCCACAGTGTGTACTATTGCCATCTGTGTGGTTGTGAGTACCAAGTCAAGTACAACCTGCAGAAGCACCTCGCCACCAAGcacagtgagagtgagagggatgcCCTGCCCAC AGAGTTGGTGCAGTGTAACCTGTGCAGCGCTGTCTTCTACACCAAGAGAGCCTATGAAgcacacagccaccaccacagagAGGGAGACCTGTTTGCCACCAATGAACAGATGAG GCAACAAGTGGTACAGAGGATAGACCAAGACTTTGACCAGCGCAGAGTCCCCACAGCCGTCGAGCGTTACCTCTCTGCCTCGGCTGTCAGTTCAAACCGGTCTGCAACTTGGCGTAGGATTCAGGCGGCCAGGAGAGCCCACACtggccaccaaaacaccaaagaggacaagaaaggaagcaatccagatgaaaataggaagataattTTGTCAGAGAGAGTAGCAGAGGACAGGTTCACGCAGGAGTTTCTGTGCTGGGAGACTGAAGggatgaacaagaagaggaggatgatggaTGACTCGGAGGAGGATGATGGGGATATGAGGAGTCTGGGTACAGTTAATCCGGATACTATTCTTGCCACTCAAACGTCGAGGGTGGAAGAGcaggagacggaagaggaagaggaggaggaagaggaagaggatgaccaGCGGGGTTCTAcagtggaagggaaggcaggtggaggcaaaggaggaagagaattaaga ATTACCTCATcagagcagaagaggaggaggaggaggaggactggtcaTTCCAAAGAAGACATtacaaagaaagacaacacaGAAGGAATCACACAGCATTAA
- the LOC123507450 gene encoding zinc finger protein 423-like isoform X1: protein MTIRAVPCLLRVSMAMAEVSAESHKCVFCNQLFPSKAELQTHFRRHANGDIDIKGRPRVRHKAEEDLGTTEECRGRGGGGGGGGGSGRGSAAGNAGGDTGAATGTKNNAVCDVCGEVFRTVSLAISHKFRKHPDSLLKYYCPYCGMMFPIKVNRDKHLASHPTATPQQVYPCRPCGVTFYTQRAKKFHMDSAHKGAIRMVNPVRTPAPSMKIVVNNAGEAHSVYYCHLCGCEYQVKYNLQKHLATKHSESERDALPTELVQCNLCSAVFYTKRAYEAHSHHHREGDLFATNEQMRQQVVQRIDQDFDQRRVPTAVERYLSASAVSSNRSATWRRIQAARRAHTGHQNTKEDKKGSNPDENRKIILSERVAEDRFTQEFLCWETEGMNKKRRMMDDSEEDDGDMRSLGTVNPDTILATQTSRVEEQETEEEEEEEEEEDDQRGSTVEGKAGGGKGGRELRVRITSSEQKRRRRRRTGHSKEDITKKDNTEGITQH from the exons atgACTATTAGAGCAGTACCGTGTTTACTAA GAGTCAGCATGGCCATGGCTGAGGTGTCAGCGGAGAGCCACAAATGTGTCTTCTGTAACCAGCTCTTCCCCTCCAAGGCTGAACTGCAAACACACTTCAG gagACACGCCAACGGGGACATCGACATCAAGGGCCGTCCGAGGGTGCGGCACAAGGCAGAGGAGGATCTGGGCACCACGGAGGAGTGTCGcggcaggggtggtggtggtggtggtggtggtgggtcaggGAGAGGCAGCGCGGCAGGGAACGCTGGTGGTGATACTGGTGCAGCGACGGGAACCAAGAATAATGCTgtttgtgatgtgtgtg GAGAGGTTTTCCGGACGGTTTCCCTGGCCATTTCTCACAAGTTCCGTAAACACCCCGACTCCCTGCTCAAATATTACTGCCCTTACTGTGGCATGATGTTTCCTATTAAG gtgaACCGGGACAAGCACCTGGCCAGCCACCCCACCGCCACCCCCCAGCAGGTGTACCCATGTCGGCCGTGTGGCGTCACCTTCTACACTCAGCGTGCCAAGAAGTTCCACATGGACTCTGCACACAAGGG ggCAATCCGCATGGTGAACCCTGTCAGGACACCAGCGCCCAGCATGAAGATAGTGGTGAACAACGCTGGTGAGGCCCACAGTGTGTACTATTGCCATCTGTGTGGTTGTGAGTACCAAGTCAAGTACAACCTGCAGAAGCACCTCGCCACCAAGcacagtgagagtgagagggatgcCCTGCCCAC AGAGTTGGTGCAGTGTAACCTGTGCAGCGCTGTCTTCTACACCAAGAGAGCCTATGAAgcacacagccaccaccacagagAGGGAGACCTGTTTGCCACCAATGAACAGATGAG GCAACAAGTGGTACAGAGGATAGACCAAGACTTTGACCAGCGCAGAGTCCCCACAGCCGTCGAGCGTTACCTCTCTGCCTCGGCTGTCAGTTCAAACCGGTCTGCAACTTGGCGTAGGATTCAGGCGGCCAGGAGAGCCCACACtggccaccaaaacaccaaagaggacaagaaaggaagcaatccagatgaaaataggaagataattTTGTCAGAGAGAGTAGCAGAGGACAGGTTCACGCAGGAGTTTCTGTGCTGGGAGACTGAAGggatgaacaagaagaggaggatgatggaTGACTCGGAGGAGGATGATGGGGATATGAGGAGTCTGGGTACAGTTAATCCGGATACTATTCTTGCCACTCAAACGTCGAGGGTGGAAGAGcaggagacggaagaggaagaggaggaggaagaggaagaggatgaccaGCGGGGTTCTAcagtggaagggaaggcaggtggaggcaaaggaggaagagaattaagaGTACGA ATTACCTCATcagagcagaagaggaggaggaggaggaggactggtcaTTCCAAAGAAGACATtacaaagaaagacaacacaGAAGGAATCACACAGCATTAA